One Pectobacterium cacticida genomic window, TTCCGTACGCTCGCCGAACGTTTGATCGTTTCAGACAATGTCAATGTGATCTTCGGCGGTTATACCTCCAGCAGTCGCAAGGCTATGTCACCGATTGTGGAGAAATATCAACGTTTACTATTTTATTCCCAACTGTATGAAGGCTTTGAGTTTTCAGAAAACATTCTTTACGGCGGAGCAGCGCCTAACCAAAATTGCGTTCAATTAGCTGACTACCTAGCCAGCCATTTCGGCGCCAGAGTTTATATGATTGGCTCGCGTTATGTGTACCCCTACGAAAGCAATCGTAATATGCAGGAATTGATTCTGCAATATCCCGATGGCGCGGTCGTTGGGGAACGCTACCTGGCGTTGAATGCCCCTTACGAAGCATTCCTACCGGTGGTGGAGGACATCAAGAAAAAACAGCCAGACTTTATTTTCAGCACGGTCGTAGGACAAACAGTCCCATTCCTGTACCGAGCCTACTACGAGGCTGGGTTGGATCCCGCTCGGATGCCTATTGGCAGCCTGAATACGTCAGAAACTGAAATTGCCATGATGGGGGCAGAATTGGCTATCGGGCATTACACCTCCGCACCGTATTTCCAAAGTGTGCATAGCAAGGCTAATCATGCGGCGCTTGAGCAGTTTCATCGGCAGTTTGGGACGGATATAAATACCGATTTAAATTGGGAAGCCACCTACAGCCAGATGCATTTATTTGCCAACGCTATGCAGGAATGTGGTAGCGACAACATTCACCATCTATTGCCTGCACTGCGCGGCAGTGAATTTGACGCGCCTCAGGGACGTATTCGCATCGATCCACTTAACCAGCATACAGGACTCTATCCCCGCATTGGTAAGGCTAACGCATCAGGACAGTTCACCGTGATGCGAGAGTCACGCCGTATTGTCGCGCCGGATCCATATATGACCAATCAGATCCAAGGCGACTGGGTCACAAAACTGACAAAAGTGGAGTGTCCCCATGCGCCATAGCGACTTACGAACCAGTACCACAGCCTTACTCCTTAGTCGGGGAATCCGCTGCGTAGTATTACATCCCGACGATGAAGATGGCGAAACGCTAACGAACCATTTGCGTCGGATGGGCTTCAAAGTACGTGCATATTGGCCCGTACCCGAAACGTTGCCTGCTGATACCGATTTGATTTTTTTTGCTCTGCAATCAGATAGTTCTGGAGTGGGAGTGCCTTGTTTCGATCTGAATAAACATACGCTGATCACTATCAGCGGTTATGAAAATCCGACTTTTATCGACCAAACGCTGAGCATGGGAGCGAGCGCGACCATCACCACTCCAGTCAGGGCGTCTGGGCTACTATCCACGATGGTGTTTGCTTTACACCATGCCCAGCAGCGTCGACAAATTATCGAACGCCTTGAACGGTTGGAAAAAAAAATGCTTGGTCTGCGGCAGGTTAGTGAGGCCAAAGCCATTCTGATGCGAATGCATAATATTGGTGAAGAACAGGCTTACGAGATTCTGCGCCATCAAGCGATGGGTAAACGCATAACTGTCGAAGACATGGCCTGCGCCTTGATTCAGGCCAACGATATTTTCTCGTGGACCACACCGGGAAACCCTAATACCAAAGCCCCCTAACCACTTGTGAGGATAATGATGTCCATAGCCCCTTTTCTTGCGGCTGCCGTGCAGTTTGAGCCG contains:
- a CDS encoding transporter substrate-binding domain-containing protein, which produces MGSATPVNIGLLYSFSGVTAALELSQWRGATQAIAEINQNGGINGRLLNAIHYDPQSEDAQFRTLAERLIVSDNVNVIFGGYTSSSRKAMSPIVEKYQRLLFYSQLYEGFEFSENILYGGAAPNQNCVQLADYLASHFGARVYMIGSRYVYPYESNRNMQELILQYPDGAVVGERYLALNAPYEAFLPVVEDIKKKQPDFIFSTVVGQTVPFLYRAYYEAGLDPARMPIGSLNTSETEIAMMGAELAIGHYTSAPYFQSVHSKANHAALEQFHRQFGTDINTDLNWEATYSQMHLFANAMQECGSDNIHHLLPALRGSEFDAPQGRIRIDPLNQHTGLYPRIGKANASGQFTVMRESRRIVAPDPYMTNQIQGDWVTKLTKVECPHAP
- a CDS encoding ANTAR domain-containing response regulator, with amino-acid sequence MRHSDLRTSTTALLLSRGIRCVVLHPDDEDGETLTNHLRRMGFKVRAYWPVPETLPADTDLIFFALQSDSSGVGVPCFDLNKHTLITISGYENPTFIDQTLSMGASATITTPVRASGLLSTMVFALHHAQQRRQIIERLERLEKKMLGLRQVSEAKAILMRMHNIGEEQAYEILRHQAMGKRITVEDMACALIQANDIFSWTTPGNPNTKAP